TGGTGCAACTGAAGTAAGAATCTTTTTTGCATCTACCATTGTTTGATTAGATAGATTCTGTTTGTAGATTGACAGATTGTGAAactgaaaatttgaaagattcGATTTTGGTGGGCATTCTTGTTGTAGGTTATATCGGTTGCAGGATTTGAATTGACTTGGCCGGTTTATATACTCAATCGAGCAATTAAGATACAAATGTTATTAATTTGGAAGATTTTTCAATTCCTGATGGGTTGAGTTTCCACAAATGGATAGGGTGATTCAGCCTCCCCTGGTAAACATATTGTAAATTTCTGCAATTACCaaatttgattgtttttttttcataatgTTACGTCTTTTTGAAGTTTTTGTTGATTGTaatgtttttgtatttttaaattagacGTTTCGTACTCTTGTTTGCTTCGAGTATTCACACGCAAAATTGTTCATCTTTTGCCAAAATTGTCCTTTAACATTCACAGATAGAGATCAACATTCTTATTTGTGGGAAATGACATTGAAACCATAGTTATGATTGGCGCTGGAATTTGTTTGTACGTCCTCATTGCTTGAGGCTAGAATTAGTTCTTGTATGGGAATGGAAATCAtcctctttattttttaattttccttttttttaatatgtccATGTAAATATAAATGCACATGTGTAATACTCCACGTCTATTATATAAGTTTTAGAAAGGTTTTTGGATGTGAATGTTGTAGTACGAGGCTCTCCAATGATGTGACTggaaattgtgattttccacAGGACCGAGGACCTTGCTGTTAAACTTTATATTAGCTGTTTAGCTCTTGTGGATGCTAACTTATTCTTAGAATTGACTATTGAAAACTGTATAATATTATTTCTTAAGAAGAGCAATAAAGATTTTGAACTTGTAATGGTTATATTATGTAACTTTTCTACCTCTAACAATATGAATATTGGTGCTGGGACAACAGTTAAGGGAAGCATAACTATGAGTATCATGTAGGAATGCTAGATTTTAACTTTCCCACTGTTGCGACATGACTTCAACAGTTCCTAGTCCGGCCATATCCAAAAGCAAAAGCAGTCAAATCTCATTTGTTGACAATCTTCTACACTTTTGACCTTCCTAATTGCCCTATTCTGTTTgcttttatgtctgatttaaatTCTCTTCTTGACTAAAATGCTTAGAACTctccttatggtgggaggggAGGACACGATCTTTTTTTTACCCTTTACCTTTTCCTAGGTGAGGAATTGTGATGTGTAAGCCAGAGGTGTGGGGCCTATGGATGTTTAAAAACTTTTGCTTACAGTATGAATTAGATCgattatcattttttaaaatcattccACATCTGAAGAGTAACATAATTATGGAAGAGCAAACAATATGGAGTTGTGGAACGAAAGGAATTGTTGATTTTTTACGAAATgcatgagagaaaactcaaccATGGGCCAGGTTGCGATTTGGACACTGGTGGGCAGAGGTCTTGAAAAACTCCGTTTAGTTTTTATTAATCGGGTGACAACCTTTATTAGTCTAGGTCAATAGTTGTTCAATTTGTTTGCAACTGTTCAGGGTGAAAGTCGGTTTGTCCTTCTAACATTTTTGGAAGATCGCGTGTATGGACTTCTTATCCTTCAATTGTACTTCTCTTTATTCGTCAATAATTTTGTTTCTATCCAAAAAAAGCGATATTTGgcataactgaaatgaaaaggAAAGACCATAAGTTGTTGAGTATAACATGGAATCTTAATTTGAAAAGAGTGACGTGGACTAAAATATGTGCTTAGCTTCAAggaattaaatataataaaattactgTCTCATTATGGTGTAAATTGTTAAAGAATGATTTGGTGATACATTCAATGTCCTGGCATGACCTAAACCCCCTTGCATTGTTTTGGTGGCGTTTAACCgataaataataatgtttgtTGCAGGTAGATACAACAGCTTGCCTCTGTAGAGTAGATGCAGGTCTCAAAACAGTTGTCGGGGCTAAAAAGTATGTGCCAGGAACAAAGCTTTGTCTTCGACCTGACATTAAACCTTCCATTCACCCCTCCAGACAGAAGCCACCACGTGACCGAAGTAGGAGTCAATCCCCTCTGCTTCCTGGTCTTCCGGATGATCTTGCTATTGCTTGCTTGATCCGTGTCCCGAGAATCGAGCATTGCAAGCTTCGTCTAGTTTGCAAAAGATGGTATCGCCTTCTGACTGGAAATTTCTTTTACTCGCTTCGGAAAAATCTTGGAATTTCAGAGGAGTGGATTTATGTATTGAAAAGAGACAAAGATGGAAAAATATCATGGCTCGCCTTTGACCCAACATATCAGCTATGGCAGCCTCTCCCACCTGTGCCCAAAGAATATTCTGAAGCCCTTGAATTTGGATGTGCTGTACTTAGTGGTTGTCACCTTTATTTGTTTGGCGGGAAAGATCCAGTGAAGGGTTGCATGAGGAGAGTTGTCTTTTTCAGTGCTAGGACTAATAAATGGCATCGTGCCCCTGACATGCTTCGGAGACGACATTTCTTTGGCAGTTGTGTCATAAACAATCGGTTGTATGTAGCTGGTGGGGAGAATGAGGGGGTTCACAGGTCTCTAAGATCTGCTGAGGTTTATGATCCCAACAAGAATAGATGGTCTTTCATTTCTGATATGAGCACTGCAATGGTGCCTTTTATAGGGGTTGTTTACGAAGGGAAATGGTTCTTGAAAGGTCTTGGTTCTCACCGGCAAGTCCTTAGTGAGGTTTACGAACCTGAAACTGATAGTTGGTACCCGGTCTATGATGGAATGGTCTCAGGTTGGAGGAATCCTAGCACGACAATTGATGGACATCTCTATGCTTTAGATTGCAAAGATGGCTGCAGACTTCGATCGTACGATAAAACAACGGGTTCATGGACCAAGCATGTCGATAGTAAAATGCATTTGGGCAGCTCAAAGGCCTTAGAGGCTGCTGCTCTCCTTCCTCTTAATGGGAAATTGTGCATTATCCGAAATAACATGAGTATTACACTGGTTGATGTTTTGAAATCTGATCACGGTCAGGCAGCTACTGCTGAGCATTTATGGGAAACTATTTCTGGGAAAGGACATTTGAAAACTTTAGTCACCAATTTTTTGTCCAATCTTGCCGGTAGAAATCGGCTAAAAAATCGCATAGTTCATTGTCAGGTTCTCCAAGCTTGAGATGTATGTATGGTGTGTTCCTACGGACATGAGCTACTGGTAACGGGAATGGTGTTTGAAGTGTAAGATTTCATTTTGGTAGATAGGTTAAATTGCTATGCTCAGTTATCGTTTGATATCACACAATACTTTTTTTACATGTCTTAAATTAAGAGAGCAGGCATCTGTTGTAAAATTCTTGAATCATCCTaatattatatgaataattttGTTCAACCAGTACTCCAGGATGCCAATTCCAAGCCGGAAAATGGTTGTTTTAAGagcttaattttattttattttattttttaatgattcaAGATTTGGGTAGATGCTAGTAAATCAAAGAGTGTTGAAGTACATTCTAGCTGATTGAACCTTCTCAAGTTTGGGTATAGTTTCTTTCATTTCTGAAAATGTTGTGTTCACTAGGAGTGCAAGAGTGTggttatttatttgtttatttttgctGATTGAACCTTCTGGAGTTTGTGTTAAAAATTGTTTCTGAAATATTTGAGATGTGATGGAAGTTAATTGCTGAAAATATTAGTTTTGCCCTTTCACTAGCAAATCTTATTTCAGATGGTTTCTTTAATTGAGGAAAAAAATTCAGCCTGCAATTGAAGCAGAGTAACAGAAAATGGATCGTGCACAAATAGAAAAAGACCTTGGAACCAAACGAAGCTGTTGATACTGGAGGAACCAAACATCTCAA
This sequence is a window from Primulina huaijiensis isolate GDHJ02 chromosome 13, ASM1229523v2, whole genome shotgun sequence. Protein-coding genes within it:
- the LOC140991399 gene encoding F-box/kelch-repeat protein At1g55270-like — protein: MDRVIQPPLVDTTACLCRVDAGLKTVVGAKKYVPGTKLCLRPDIKPSIHPSRQKPPRDRSRSQSPLLPGLPDDLAIACLIRVPRIEHCKLRLVCKRWYRLLTGNFFYSLRKNLGISEEWIYVLKRDKDGKISWLAFDPTYQLWQPLPPVPKEYSEALEFGCAVLSGCHLYLFGGKDPVKGCMRRVVFFSARTNKWHRAPDMLRRRHFFGSCVINNRLYVAGGENEGVHRSLRSAEVYDPNKNRWSFISDMSTAMVPFIGVVYEGKWFLKGLGSHRQVLSEVYEPETDSWYPVYDGMVSGWRNPSTTIDGHLYALDCKDGCRLRSYDKTTGSWTKHVDSKMHLGSSKALEAAALLPLNGKLCIIRNNMSITLVDVLKSDHGQAATAEHLWETISGKGHLKTLVTNFLSNLAGRNRLKNRIVHCQVLQA